The following proteins come from a genomic window of Athalia rosae chromosome 1, iyAthRosa1.1, whole genome shotgun sequence:
- the LOC105690788 gene encoding uncharacterized protein LOC105690788 isoform X3, with protein sequence MNGNMIKTKKSAADKHQRSPRAAGPVRVIADAVKPAKKNGLEYWTAPASGITYSTRMKKKPRSKSENSKATADAPSIANKLASTRLLSPEREEKPRETVPIKKGSLCSLLDERNVYNVQYQLPASSFLHSHGRRYKEKDFTERVNNPGKTAAHDANPGSSRDETSVLRKEIHDWKVREALTNKVENLLGGIEMTTPTEHLELTRLPVKPPKDPSDKSSSNTRHNRPSYFLGNECIQSTRQKIPEVTTTPCSKQNHMNANGTTRSQNPDAEENETSRGVKKQKYSLDDYLINQNMQTLSGGSLLSPISPVSSPETVDVLQNAERLLKNAQRQLMEVSVNSTREPLNENLPSYLKQQHLDDGLSYIRDIVKAKFQDTNEPDTIPNQKTLTSNVHGSNRKLQPGRFQIRESSNILNKPLEISEQSSQFLSNQIPKKTLSTNERPFLQKAPHWFQKQIHVFPTSTTCNEKSNTKSSPAASCCAVANTGVFEVNSKTPPNKSIKVQTGPTVEIRGGLTIQNIENIHISPDPSMVPVHNNIAMYCFQHEPLASSSINDSNENQPSKSSIMASNGKKHCIVDGEKHIQSTNYIDEQKVQQVENTNHYIQYNTVATHVIPANNNSNNYDKNKHSVKYDENATSILKNRVSIDSSVNHHPIIHKTIMDNQKLHELKISLGSPEDTRDNSHSKKKVSINSDPIEPTLESVSTRDLEVQMANEREEIENTEITQNYQEFPSNLDSASSYHNQKFHLVQSDKDYVQRSKACKDECRTGSCSRKCERDVEHTEKQKLTDALQAIVNIQKLRYDMKDTGVVPSQCTQMCDDRNECVADTKHLNFQPISEPDQFKRLLERLCKSSPKTGASEIDTNSEIFKEAMDDFVKIFFEISGNSRYPVSNVDNHDTISIQNGQAIRIEERTDKIKIMTKAEKVAKASKQANLFPKLNQMEYRRGSEVKPKMGGNRIDGLPVTQNNASTSHAWRSPIERAREPNKYPKRPATDNAQLPKQKFAHNQREKSHSKNNYQEQQNNLMNLNLEQPCVSEVDAISKIYQESMAAIWQGTEQLSQLISHHVMKNASSTADQIASLPIPGTKKKFISCSSIKSPEQSVKSCANRMQVTEVEQQKHKVIRTPRSETFPVRLRNDAELSNEDNSVCIDEVSTSVTDIDDTSNAITMSQIDEPNSANMKPKCPMLQQRVAKPTRKPDGMQFMDVHYCITEPLGIQIPIGVKSDKNTSSSNLKSSMNMHLQLENASGENTRLCQRPNANMYGDQTVDLRFYESQVFTPGYKYNFDSSNNCPSEKVTAEPVLENKRVEFQGLGEIFDAMKRSSHLLKQLAVLLANGMKIDSVDDFVRSLEVAAIHPIVIDKFLSTLREKSKENSVLGKNVVMTQETDNGHKDSATLHPAGDYINNKINSKDQIMNMNLKFSDDCTHLMNHTNSQGDKVPENRSKSDLVAPDKDIGKVYLENSHDNFDISKPAFQDKISLSTSSLLSPLGNLLVQSSENEEQVSVAQRIISADDGRVRKESSKSENPRHVNTILNEQSNVNMGLQNSSFGYMINEKNEGDSNTDQNSNFSIPLDVHMNDKVPEIPITNKTVIDAIKSQQQKDQVPKNSTPEKTNLIESPDHSNRTLGCEHINSIEQDTLKIEVNDVLFQSSLDTGSDTGIATVHSPLQDNNKPSRGEHSQEGAVHCNCNKMQIPPSKTILITGESSLKSNSTSQSHERKAAKTSRASEKKKKPYQRRDANQNSSKVVAGTANRDFEKSSSKNMCPLCIRFHGICSCLNCSNCMVNFRKYQEVSSIIKVTKAKLPKSIAVTSHQVGSVKRLAQKSNDKSMNSRQGMPRIIKNSTNPLAGKKCSPITQKSKSKRNSASTSNGTFNSIQLLKSENRPEDCQKFSQGTIPELECSIMKDESQNTTKCVGKTVSTNTETIWQEATILADTSQLLIGTLEKIVNMKKFDNPAKETQVLKCSDKPSMINKTHNDHVDCQSQITSTTNIKEFTSMECQTLQSCSVLQERYKNSLKAIPVEVEMDSTSVEKSLEIFENQSILVLQPLSELDHTYFIAKPNFEERKLIKERLNANFNISNKEVTKYNESCNETSKKLTNSDDPSQLNVSLPADNHINNKECQVICSDVEDMANSTDKKQSAVIFACQHTTDSNPGSNNKKEPQEGHDSCSNDDECLICLQSSSESDNSQFPCSQDCLDEEMCSKVCAAITDFDETLQFGSINIDGILRKFLAENNASSVKLPILKALIQELEKVTYSQNVDRDRHQILHETSKHDSNQNDTEVRNAVELAQAAEPRFNEDRTRASSVQYGESHEKMLLIMKNRRSLMMPNVVRGLADVHPSKNLERLILHSTDPLVSGTFNKPESETRYSVFNKSDSEHTSFNFKDPKIQEHLTSVAQAAIQQIDMKPLEISADNVQSVAIKKAKKSTIAEKSMNNVSKSKKNEHGMQADSGASAESHSLEVAQGTKDDTRNHKIENLQKYSDKDLNDTEFSNRPQIIEHFLGKIRLEDMKIQNININKNDCTHLTPITTIDLENIGIGKRLDHSVSQVDMQKYFASSMPGIPRTNLTNFNQSASKYLDQTSCDTLSEGEINLPSSCSRSLGEVRITTSSCSTTVEKSYRDPDGFTVIVTKSVLDSTLATCTSPGEILAEINGEDTDFSSIP encoded by the exons gaacgaatgcattCAAAGCACCAGGCAAAAGATTCCTGAGGTGACTACTACTCCTTGTTCAAAGCAAAATCATATGAATGCAAATGGAACTACCAGATCGCAGAACCCGGATGCAGAAGAAAACGAGACAAGTAGAGGTgttaaaaagcaaaaatattcTCTAGATGATTACTTG ATCAACCAAAATATGCAGACACTGAGCGGGGGATCACTGTTATCGCCAATAAGTCCAGTGTCAAGTCCAGAAACTGTAGATGTACTACAAAATGCAGAGAGACTTTTAAAAAACGCACAACGACAATTAATGGAAGTCAGCGTTAACTCTACGAGGGAACCATTGAACGAAAATCTTCCGAG CTACTTAAAACAACAGCATCTGGATGACGGGTTATCATACATTCGCGATATCGTCAAAGCTAAATTTCAAGACACCAATGAGCCGGACACAATTCCCAATCAGAAAACCTTGACAAGTAATGTACATGGTTCAAACAGAAAATTACAACCTGGTCGATTTCAAATTAGAGAATCAAGCAACATACTTAACAAGCCATTAGAAATATCGGAACAAAGttcacaatttttgtcgaatcaGATACCAAAGAAAACATTATCAACCAACGAAAGACCATTTCTCCAAAAAGCTCCACATTGGTTCCAGAAACAGATTCATGTTTTTCCGACATCCACAACAtgcaatgaaaaatcaaacaccAAGAGTTCACCTGCAGCTTCATGCTGTGCTGTTGCTAACACTGGAGTATTCGAAGTTAACAGTAAAACTCCTCCAAACAAAAGTATTAAAGTTCAAACTGGACCTACCGTAGAAATTCGAGGAGGATTGACAATTCAGAATATCGAGAATATACACATATCACCGGATCCTTCTATGGTACCAGTTCACAACAACATAGCTATGTACTGTTTTCAACACGAGCCATTGGCAAGTTCAAGTATTAatgattcaaatgaaaatcaacCCAGTAAGTCGAGTATTATGGCCTCcaatggaaaaaaacattgcattgTTGATGGAGAGAAACACATTCAGTCCACAAATTATATAGATGAACAAAAGGTACAACAGGTTGAAAATACTAATCACTACATACAGTATAATACAGTTGCCACGCATGTGATACCAGCtaacaataatagtaacaatTATGACAAGAATAAACATAGTGTAAAATATGATGAGAATGCTACAAGTATTCTCAAAAACAGGGTATCTATTGATAGTAGTGTTAATCATCACCCAATTATACACAAAACAATAATGGATAATCAGAAATTacatgaattgaaaatctcaCTGGGATCTCCAGAGGATACAAGAGACAACtcacattcgaaaaaaaaagtgagcatTAATTCAGATCCCATTGAACCTACTCTTGAATCTGTTTCCACAAGAGACTTGGAAGTACAGATGGCGaatgagagagaagaaatcgaaaatacAGAGATCACACAAAATTATCAAGAGTTTCCAAGCAATCTGGACTCAGCTAGTTCTTATcataatcaaaaatttcacctggTGCAGTCAGACAAGGATTATGTACAGCGGTCTAAAGCTTGCAAGGACGAGTGCAGAACTGGTTCTTGTTCAAGGAAATGTGAGAGAGATGTAGAACACACAGAAAAGCAGAAATTGACAGATGCACTACAGGCTATAGTTAACATTCAGAAACTCAGGTATGATATGAAAGATACCGGTGTTGTTCCATCTCAGTGTACGCAAATGTGCGACGACAGAAATGAATGTGTCGCGGATACGAAACATCTTAATTTTCAACCAATTTCAGAGCCTGACCAATTCAAGAGACTTTTAGAGCGACTTTGTAAGTCCAGCCCAAAAACTGGAGCTTCTGAAATCGATACCaattccgaaattttcaaagaagcaATGGAtgattttgtcaaaattttcttcgagataaGTGGCAATTCGCGGTATCCAGTTTCGAATGTGGATAATCATGATACGATATCAATACAAAATGGACAAGCCATaagaatcgaagaaagaaCTGATAAGATTAAAATTATGACGAAAGCAGAAAAGGTAGCTAAGGCCTCAAAGCAGGCAAATTTGTTTCCCAAATTAAACCAAATGGAATATCGACGAGGAAGCGAAGTCAAGCCTAAGATGGGTggaaatagaattgatggattACCTGTTACCCAAAATAATGCTTCAACCTCGCATGCATGGCGGTCACCCATTGAGCGAGCTAGAGAACCCAACAAATACCCAAAACGCCCAGCTACTGATAATGCTCAATTACCGAAGCAAAAATTCGCTCATAATCAGAGAGAGAAAAGCCattcaaaaaacaattatcaGGAACAACAGAATAATCTTATGAATTTGAACTTAGAACAACCTTGTGTATCGGAAGTTGATGCAATTTCGAAGATCTATCAAGAATCCATGGCAGCCATTTGGCAAGGTACTGAACAATTGTCCCAATTAATATCACACCACGTAATGAAGAATGCTTCGTCTACAGCTGATCAGATTGCATCTCTACCTATACCTggcactaaaaaaaaatttatttcatgtaGTTCAATAAAATCTCCTGAGCAATCTGTCAAAAGCTGTGCTAACAGAATGCAAGTTACAGAAGTTGAGCAGCAAAAACATAAAGTAATCAGGACTCCACGGTCTGAAACCTTTCCAGTACGTTTAAGGAACGATGCAGAGCTTAGCAATGAGGATAATTCAGTATGCATAGATGAAGTAAGTACATCGGTGACTGATATAGATGACACAAGTAATGCTATTACTATGTCCCAAATTGACGAGCCGAATTCGGCAAATATGAAACCTAAATGTCCAATGTTACAACAAAGAGTGGCAAAGCCGACGCGAAAACCAGACGGTATGCAATTCATGGATGTTCATTATTGTATCACCGAACCACTTGGGATTCAAATTCCAATCGGAGTTAAATCAGACAAAAATACGAGCTCATCTAACTTGAAAAGTTCAATGAACATGCACCTACAGTTGGAAAATGCTAGCGGTGAAAATACAAGATTGTGCCAACGTCCGAATGCCAATATGTATGGTGATCAAACTGTAGACCTTAGATTCTATGAGTCTCAGGTATTTACCCCTGgatacaaatataattttgacTCATCAAATAATTGTCCAAGTGAAAAAGTCACTGCAGAGCCtgttttagaaaataaaagagtagAATTCCAAGGGctgggagaaatttttgacgCTATGAAAAGATCTTCACATTTATTGAAACAATTGGCTGTTCTATTGGccaatggaatgaaaattgactCAGTTGATGATTTTGTACGAAGTTTGGAAGTGGCTGCAATTCATCCAATTgtaattgacaaatttttatcaacattgagagaaaaaagtaaagaaaattcCGTACTTGGAAAGAATGTTGTCATGACGCAAGAGACGGATAACGGACATAAAGATTCCGCAACTTTGCACCCTGCTGGTGATTACATAAATAACAAGATAAATTCAAAAGATCAGATCATGAATATGAACCTAAAATTTTCTGATGATTGTACACATTTGATGAATCATACTAATAGTCAAGGTGATAAGGTTCCAGAAAATAGATCAAAAAGTGACTTGGTTGCACCTGACAAAGATATTGGCAAAGTATACTTGGAAAATAGTCATGATAACTTTGATATATCTAAACCTGCTTTCCAAGATAAGATTAGCTTATCaacatcatcattattatcacctCTTGGTAATCTTCTGGTACAGAGTTCCGAAAATGAGGAGCAAGTCTCTGTGGCTCAGAGAATAATATCAGCAGATGATGGAAGAGTGAGAAAAGAATCCTCTAAGAGTGAAAATCCTAGGCATGTGAATACCATATTGAACGAACAGAGCAATGTAAACATGGGTTTACAGAATTCGTCTTTTGGCTATATGATCAATGAAAAGAATGAAGGTGACAGCAATACTGATCagaattctaatttttcaattccacttGATGTTCATATGAATGATAAAGTTCCAGAGATACCCATTACTAATAAAACTGTTATTGATGCCATTAAATCACAACAACAAAAGGATCAAGTTCCCAAAAATTCTACgccagaaaaaacaaatttgattGAATCTCCAGACCACAGCAATAGAACTCTTGGATGTGAACATATAAATTCCATAGAACAAGACACCTTGAAAATAGAAGTCAATGATGTGCTATTCCAATCTTCTTTGGATACTGGCTCAGATACTGGTATAGCTACAGTACATTCACCATTACAAGATAACAACAAACCATCTAGAGGGGAACATTCACAGGAAGGGGCTGTCCATTGCAATTGTAACAAGATGCAGATTCCTCCGAGCAAAACAATATTAATCACAGG GGAGAGTTCATTAAAATCAAATTCTACATCACAGAGT CATGAGAGAAAAGCAGCAAAGACAAGCAGAgctagcgagaaaaaaaagaaaccataTCAGAGACGCGATGCTAATCAGAATTCGTCAAAGGTTGTTGCTGGTACAGCAAACCgtgactttgaaaaatctagTTCCAAAAATATGTGTCCTTTATGCATACGATTTCATGGAATTTGTAGCTGTCTAAATTGCAGCAATTGCATGGTGAACTTTAGGAAGTATCAAGAAGTATCatcaataataaaagtaacaaAAGCCAAGCTCCCTAAATCAATAGCAGTGACTTCACACCAAGTTGGTTCTGTGAAACGTTTAGCACAAAAGTCGAACGATAAAAGTATGAACAGCCGGCAAGGAATGCcgagaattattaaaaattccacAAACCCACTGGCTGGCAAAAAATGTTCTCCCATAACGCAGAAATCTAAATCTAAACGCAATTCTGCAAGTACGAGCAATGGTACTTTCAATAGCATTCAGTTATTAAAGTCTGAAAATAGACCAGAAGACTGTCAAAAGTTTTCACAAGGTACAATCCCTGAATTAGAATGCTCCATAATGAAAGATGAATCACAGAATACTACGAAGTGTGTAGGTAAAACTGTTTCTACGAATACAGAAACAATTTGGCAAGAAGCAACAATTTTAGCCGATACCAGCCAACTTTTGATAGGAACATTAGAGAAAATTGTCAATATgaagaaatttgataatcCAGCAAAAGAGACCCAAGTCCTCAAATGTTCAGACAAGCCTTCtatgataaataaaactcaTAATGATCACGTTGATTGTCAGAGTCAGATAACATCTACAACAAACATAAAAGAATTTACATCAATGGAATGTCAGACATTGCAAAGTTGCAGTGTTTTACAAGAAAGGtacaaaaattcattgaagGCTATACCAGTAGAGGTGGAAATGGATTCGACATCAGTAGAAAAGTCccttgaaatatttgaaaatcaaagtatTCTAGTACTCCAGCCCTTGAGTGAACTGGatcatacatattttattgCCAAACCAAATTTCGAGGAACGTAAGTTAATTAAAGAAAGATTAAACgcgaatttcaacatttcaaataAAGAAGTGACCAAATATAATGAATCCTGTAATGAAACTAGCAAGAAACTGACAAACTCTGATGACCCCTCACAACTGAATGTTTCATTACCTGCAGACAATCACATAAACAATAAAGAGTGTCAAGTTATCTGTTCAGATGTTGAAGACATGGCGAATTCAACAGACAAAAAGCAATCTGCCGTTATATTTGCGTGCCAGCACACAACAGATTCTAATCCCGgctctaacaataagaaagaACCTCAAGAAGGTCACGATTCATGTTCAAATGATGATGAATGTTTGATATGTCTTCAATCGTCTTCAGAGTCAGATAACTCGCAGTTTCCTTGCAGCCAAGATTGTTTAGACGAAGAAATGTGTTCAAAAGTTTGTGCAGCAATTACCGACTTTGACGAGACGTTACAATTTGGTTCAATTAATATTGATGGAATATTGAGAAAATTCTTAGCAG AAAATAATGCGTCAAGTGTCAAACTGCCAATTTTAAAAGCACTTATCCAAGAATTGGAGAAGGTCACATATTCCCAGAACGTTGACAGAGATCGACACCAAATACTTCATGAAACGTCAAAACACGATAGTAATCAAAACGATACTGAAGTCAGAAACGCGGTGGAATTGGCACAAGCAGCTGAACCAA GGTTTAATGAGGATCGAACGCGAGCAAGTAGTGTTCAATATGGGGAATCacatgaaaaaatgttgttgaTAATGAAGAATCGGAGGAGTCTAATGATGCCAAATGTTGTAAGAGGGCTCGCTGATGTCCATCCTAGTAAAAATTTAGAGCGCTTGATATTACATAGTACAGATCCACTAGTGTCAGGAACTTTCAATAAGCCAGAATCTGAGACACGATATTCGGTTTTCAACAAATCAGATTCTGAACATACATCATTCAACTTTAAGGATCCTAAAATCCAGGAACATTTAACATCTGTGGCCCAAGCGGCTATACAACAAATAGATATGAAGCCATTAGAAATTTCGGCGGATAATGTACAATCTGTAGCTATcaaaaaagctaaaaaatcGACAATAGCTGAAAAATCTATGAATAATGTCTCTAagtcgaagaaaaacgaacatGGAATGCAAGCTGACTCGGGTGCTTCAGCTGAATCAcatag CTTAGAAGTGGCTCAGGGTACAAAAGATGATACCAGGAATCACAAGATAGAgaatttgcaaaaatattCTGACAAAGATTTGAATGATACAGAATTTAGCAACAGACCACAAATCATTGAGCATTTTCTGGGAAAAATAAGGCTTgaagatatgaaaattcagaacataaatattaataagaaTGATTGTACTCATCTCACACCAATAACAACCAtcgatttggaaaatattgGTATTGGCAAAAGATTAGATCACTCCGTGTCACAAGTTGATATGCAAAAGTATTTTGCTTCAAGCATGCCAGGAATACCAAGAACCAACTTGACAAACTTTAATCAAAGTGCCAGTAAATATCTG gATCAAACATCATGTGATACTTTGTCTGAAGGTGAAATTAACCTACCTAGTTCATGCTCACGTTCACTGGGGGAAGTGAGGATCACTACATCCAGCTGCAGCACAACTGTGGAAAAAAGTTATAGAGATCCGGATGGATTCACAGTCATTGTGACAAAAAGCGTCCTTGACTCAACATTAGCTACATGCACA tcACCAGGAGAAATTCTAGCAGAGATCAATGGTGAAGACACTGATTTCTCAAGCATTCCATAA